Genomic DNA from Paenibacillus sp. KS-LC4:
CAATGGGCGCAAATACTTCCTTGCAGGAAACCTTCGCCTCTGCCGGCACCTGAAGCAATACGGTCGGCTGCATAACGCCATCCTCGTCCGCTCGGCCCCCAATAGCAAGCTCGGCACCAAGCTGAACCGCTTCCTCCACCCAATCCATCGCCCGCTTCGTCGCCGCTTCCGATATAAGCGAGGACACATCCGTAAGCTCGCTTAACGGGTCGCCTGTCCGCAGCGCTGCTGCCAAAGCCACAAATTGATGCACGAAGGCTTCATACAAATCCTCCATGACAAAAATCCGCTGCAGCGATATACAAATTTGTCCTTGATAGGAATAAGCTCCAGTTACGCAGCGTGCAGCAACAGCATCGACATCGCTATCGTTGTCAATAATGACAGCCGAATTGGAGCCCAGCTCCAGCGTTACACGCTTTAGTCCTGCCTGCTTGCGAATGCCCATTCCGACCTCCGGGCTGCCGGTGAACGTAATCATCTTCACACGGGCATCCTGCACCAGCCTCTCCCCAAGCAGCTTGCCGTCTCCAGTAATGACATTAAGCGCTCCCGGAGGCAGACCAGCCTCCTCGAACAGCTTGGCAATGAAATAGGCAGACAGCGGTGTCTGCGGTGCTGGCTTTAGGACAACGGTATTACCGGCAGCAAGCGCCGGCCCGACTTTATGCGCAACGAGATTTAGCGGAAAATTAAACGGCGTAATCGCGCCAATAACGCCAAGCGGCTCGCGCAGCGTATAGGCAAGTCGCCCTTCACCGCCGGGTGCTGCGTCAAGCGGCACCATCTCGCCATGAATCCGCTTCGCTTCCTCCGCAGCGAATAAATACGTTTGGACGGTGCGGTCTACCTCAGCGCGTGCTGTCCTGATCGGCTTCGCCGCTTCCATAGCTATGATTCGTGCCGCTTCCTCCTTGCGTTCCCGCAAGAGCGCTGCCACCTGAGCCAAAATTTCCGCCCGGCGATAGGCGGGCAGCTTGCGCATAACGGCTCCCGCTTCCAGCGCCGCCTCAATCGCTTGGTCGACCTGCTCGACCCCTGCTCTCGCTACCTCTGCGATCACCCCGCCCGAATAGGGGGAGCGTAACGAATCGTACTGCTGTACACTTACTTCTTGACCAAACACATATAAGTTTTGTTTCATTGGAGCCCGTCCCTTCTCTAGCCAAACCATGCCTATCCACTAGCCCTATGTAACTATTTATAACCATAATTCGAGCCATTGAAGCGAAATCCCTTCTAGCACGCTTGCTTCAAGCTTCATTAATATTTATACACGCTCACACAATTGATTCTGTGCATCAAACGAAAAAAAATGATATTATGGATGATGGACAAAGGAATTTGCCATAGCCTGTATCGTTTTTATATATTGCAACAAGAGGAGATATTATGAGTAACGAACAAAACTTTTGGCTGAGCTTACCGAAGCCATTTTTCATATTAGCGCCAATGGAAGATGTCACAGATGTTGTATTTCGCCACGTCGTTAGCGAAGCTGCAAAGCCCGACGTATTTTTCACGGAATTCACAAATACAGAAAGCTATTGTCACCCTCTAGGAAAAGACAGTGTACGCGGCAGGTTAACGTTCACCGAGGATGAGCAGCCGATAGTCGCTCATATTTGGGGCAATAAACCAGAGTTTTTTGAACAGATGAGTATAGATATGAAGAAGCTTGGGTTTCGTGGTATCGACCTAAACATGGGATGTCCTGTTCAAAACGTCGCCTCCAATGGAAAAGGCGCTGGATTAATCCAGCATCCTGAGCTTGCAGCAGAAATTATTCAAGCCGCAAAAGCAGGGGGATTGCCGGTTAGCGTCAAAACAAGATTAGGCTACTATCATATTGACGAGTGGCGCGATTGGTTAGGACATATTTTGAAGCAAGATATTGTGAATCTTTCCATTCACCTTCGTACGAAAAAAGAGATGAGCAAGGTTCCTGCACACTGGGAGCTCATCCCTGAAATCAAGAAATTACGCGATGAAATAGCTCCAAATACGCTGTTAACGATTAATGGGGATATTCCTGACCGTGCAGCAGGATTAAAGTTAGTAGAACAATACGGCGTCGATGGCGTCATGATTGGCCGCGGTATTTTCACCAATCCATTTGCGTTTGAGAAAGAACCTAAAGAGCATAGCGCGAAGGATTTTCTCCAATTGCTTCTTTTACAGTTGGATCTTCACGATAAATATTCAAACGAAATTCTGCCGCGCTCCTTTAAACCGCTGCTTCGCTTTTTCAAAATCTACGTACGGGGATTTAGAGGCGCAGGCGATCTGAGAAATCAATTAATGGAAACAAAGTCGACAGATGAAGTGCGTCTTTTAGTGAAGGCTGTTTTAGAGCAGGAATTAGATTGAACCGTTAAATAAGGAGAGACCTCTCAAAAGTTGATGCATTGCAGAACTTGCTCACATATAGCAACATTACAACACATGACAAAATGCCGCTCATGCTTTTGGGCGGTTTTTTAATTCTTTCATTTCCATAAAGTCAAGTATATCAAGGGATTCAGTCCCCTGTTTCCGTTGAAAATCAAAGAGTAAAAATGATTATGTGGGGGAAATGTGTGGGGAATCTACTCCAACATCTTAAGCGGAATTTTCAGAATCAGGATTTAAACCATTTTTGAACTCTGACCCCCCGGCGACTTCCTGTAACCTAACATTGTAAATATGTTCAGCCATTCTAGTGACCGTCTCCATTAGTCCTACATTCTGAATAACCTGAATATCTATTTCAAACATCTTTGCTGGCTGGATCACATCTATGTATGACTCAAGCCATTCTCTATTCACAGGGCATACCTGAGCAGTGCTCACGTAGCTATCATGCTCCAGAAAGGGATAGTCTGCTTTCAAAAGTGGTATATATGAAGGCAATACTGATCTGCCTTCTCTCGCTGCCTTCTGTTTCTCGGCAGTAGCTGATGTAATGGGAACTACAAGCGCCATCTTGGGGTTAATATCTGCAAAATCACTGTCATGAAGGACAATTAAACTATGCTGGCCTTGTAGAATAAAGCTTGGAGGCGGCGTATCCGTTCCTTTTCTAACATCTTGAGCAGGTATGTATCCTTTAATGATATATCCTCTTTCAAAGTAATCTTGCGCCAAGATCATTTCCCCTTTCCAAATAAACAAAAAACCCACATCGAAGTGGATTCTTTAGGACTTATGATTATTTAAACCCGTTTCTTCTTTAAGTGACTGTTCCATCCGTGCTTGTGTGTCAGCTGAACGCTTACCATTTACCCCCAAGTAATCTTGAAAGGAAACACCAAAACGATTCTCAATGGCTGCCATTGCTTCATTAAACGGATCTGATGGAATCGCATTATTTTGATGAGGGAACTGCAGAACTTTTGCCATGTTCACTCCTCCATTCTTATTACACTAATAATAACATAATTGAATACAACTTGCACAGAAGCATTATAGATCCTAGCTAAGGAATTCCAGCACTGATTGTAGAAAGTGCCACTATCCCGAAAAGAGCCCGGCAGAGGTCCTGTTACCTTATGTGGGGAATGAACTTCCCAGCTGGCCAAAATCCTTATGCACTATTGCGTCATGCCGCCCATAGGGCCAGACTATTTCGATGGGTTTTGGATGGTAAGTTAGGTCCGATTGGTGCGTGAAATGAAGAAAAACTAGTCTAATTAGTTCAGACTAGTTTGTTCGTCTTTGTTGGAGTATAGTAACCTTATAATGGTCTACACGCCCCTTACAACTAAACCGATTCTATTTTCTTTCACTAGTTACCTTTTAATGCCTAACACCTCAGCGATGCGAGGATAGGGATAAACTAATGATATTTTTGCTTTGTTTCAGCAATCCACTCTGGAAGTTTAGTAGTTAACATCATATTATGCTTCAACTTATTCCCTGCTGATTTATTAGTTGCTTTATTAAAGTCCACACTTCTAATGAGATCATGAATATAAGGAACAACACTTGGTTGTGTAGTAGAATAAGCAAGTACTGATTTTTCAAGCGTAACGCTATCTAGTCCCCATTCAACCGCAAAATCATGCACCGCATTTTGTAGCTTACTCCATTTCCAACGTTCGAATGCTTCATCAAAATTCAAACTGTTTGATAGGTTGCCAGGTACAAGCTCAGTGTCTACAAACTCCTTCAATAACTGCGCTTGTTCATGTTCCCCCATATTACTCAGCTCTTGAATTTGTTCGTAAATAATACGGAGCGTTTCTTTATCTACGGTTTGCACACCATATGGTGAAGTGACTTTTGAACCGATTAAACTAAGAATATGGTTTGCATCAATTACCTGTGTCCCTGCTAACTTTGTTTTTCCGACAAGTGCATTAACAGGTGTGGGCGGCGATGGAGTGCCGGGTTGCCACGTTAAGTTTCTATACGCACCGAGATATTGCAACCACGTATGCTCGTCAATCCCAAAAGAAACGTCATTCCACTTATACTCATAATATTGTTGAACCAAATTTAACTGTTCGGCGGCATCCTCAAAAGCAAGTATAAATGCTTCTTTTGCCTCTTCGTCATCTTTAATTGTCTGCCAGTCGGTAGGATTAGGTAGAGTAGGAAGCAATTCAGCAATTTTGATCTCTAGCTTTTGTACCGCAGTTACATAGGTATCAACAATTGCCTTACTGCTCTTTCCACCACTGCTATATAACCTCAAAGCCTCATTCACAATTTCTTCGGTAATCCGTGGATATTGGAAGTTTATAATCGTTCCAAACTCTTTAGTAAAGCCAAATATACG
This window encodes:
- a CDS encoding aldehyde dehydrogenase family protein, which encodes MKQNLYVFGQEVSVQQYDSLRSPYSGGVIAEVARAGVEQVDQAIEAALEAGAVMRKLPAYRRAEILAQVAALLRERKEEAARIIAMEAAKPIRTARAEVDRTVQTYLFAAEEAKRIHGEMVPLDAAPGGEGRLAYTLREPLGVIGAITPFNFPLNLVAHKVGPALAAGNTVVLKPAPQTPLSAYFIAKLFEEAGLPPGALNVITGDGKLLGERLVQDARVKMITFTGSPEVGMGIRKQAGLKRVTLELGSNSAVIIDNDSDVDAVAARCVTGAYSYQGQICISLQRIFVMEDLYEAFVHQFVALAAALRTGDPLSELTDVSSLISEAATKRAMDWVEEAVQLGAELAIGGRADEDGVMQPTVLLQVPAEAKVSCKEVFAPIVIINKISSLEEGIELVNASEYGLQAGIYTQNIGKALDAADALHVGGVLINDIPTFRVDQMPYGGVKLSGTGREGIKYAVEEMLEMKLVIVNRNK
- a CDS encoding tRNA-dihydrouridine synthase, yielding MSNEQNFWLSLPKPFFILAPMEDVTDVVFRHVVSEAAKPDVFFTEFTNTESYCHPLGKDSVRGRLTFTEDEQPIVAHIWGNKPEFFEQMSIDMKKLGFRGIDLNMGCPVQNVASNGKGAGLIQHPELAAEIIQAAKAGGLPVSVKTRLGYYHIDEWRDWLGHILKQDIVNLSIHLRTKKEMSKVPAHWELIPEIKKLRDEIAPNTLLTINGDIPDRAAGLKLVEQYGVDGVMIGRGIFTNPFAFEKEPKEHSAKDFLQLLLLQLDLHDKYSNEILPRSFKPLLRFFKIYVRGFRGAGDLRNQLMETKSTDEVRLLVKAVLEQELD
- a CDS encoding PemK-like protein, whose translation is MAQDYFERGYIIKGYIPAQDVRKGTDTPPPSFILQGQHSLIVLHDSDFADINPKMALVVPITSATAEKQKAAREGRSVLPSYIPLLKADYPFLEHDSYVSTAQVCPVNREWLESYIDVIQPAKMFEIDIQVIQNVGLMETVTRMAEHIYNVRLQEVAGGSEFKNGLNPDSENSA